The Urbifossiella limnaea genome has a window encoding:
- the nirB gene encoding nitrite reductase large subunit NirB, giving the protein MTTRQKLVVIGNGMAGARLVEDVLALDCDRFEVVMFGDEPYGNYNRILLSNVLNGTQDPKEIFLNPLAWYEENNVTLHAGKKVTRIDREQRVVYADGVEQPYDVLVLATGSKPFVPPVPGTTLHGVFVFRTLDDCRNIADYAKGKSNAVVIGGGLLGLEAAKGLMTHDLASVTVVEMAPWLMSVQLDEAGGKVLGQTIEKLGLKALTKTSTAEIQGHTHVTGVKFADGSTVPADIVVISAGIRPNIDLAKECGLACERAIVVDDQMRTSDGHVFGVGECVQHRGMVYGLVAPLWEQTKVLAEVLTGTAPEKVYTGSKIATKLKVMGVELASMGRIGDLKDTDEVVQYSEPARQVYWKAIVRDGKLSAACLLGDLGPADNLMELFKNDAPVPERRLEIFFTAGSAKKDVSLADLPDSHQICDCNGVSKGTICTAIKAGKCTVPSVGKATRAGTGCGSCKGLVKGLIEAVAGAVKADPSEGWYVPAVPMDKPTLVAEVRKRGLKSVSEVFRELGTGVDEKSKMGLASLLKSLWNDEYVDERDARYVNDRVHANIQKDGTFSVIPRMYGGVTSADDLIKIGVVAKKYDVPMVKVTGGQRIDLLGVKKDDLPKMWADLGMPSGYAYTKALRTVKTCVGSEFCRYGTNDSTALGIALEKRYQGFEFPAKVKLGVSGCPRNCAEATVKDVGVIATEGGEWEVSVGGAAGASVRKTDVLCRVKTQAEALTVIGRFLIYYRDNAKWLERTYDFVPRVGLDTIKRVILENATGLWEYFDREVEATIAAYRDPWLERERPVYAGQFEDAKTVALPMLS; this is encoded by the coding sequence GTGACTACCCGCCAGAAGCTCGTCGTCATCGGCAACGGCATGGCTGGTGCCAGGCTCGTCGAGGACGTACTCGCCCTCGACTGCGACCGGTTCGAGGTCGTGATGTTCGGCGACGAGCCGTACGGCAATTACAACCGCATCCTGCTCTCAAACGTGCTCAACGGCACTCAGGATCCCAAGGAAATCTTCCTCAACCCGCTCGCGTGGTACGAGGAGAACAACGTCACCCTCCACGCCGGAAAGAAGGTCACGCGGATCGACCGCGAACAACGCGTCGTTTACGCCGACGGCGTCGAGCAGCCTTACGACGTGCTCGTGCTCGCCACCGGGTCGAAGCCGTTCGTGCCGCCGGTGCCGGGGACCACGCTCCACGGCGTGTTCGTGTTCCGCACCCTGGACGACTGCCGGAACATCGCCGACTACGCGAAGGGGAAGTCGAACGCCGTCGTGATCGGCGGCGGGCTCCTCGGCCTGGAGGCGGCGAAGGGGCTGATGACGCACGACCTGGCGAGCGTGACCGTCGTCGAGATGGCGCCGTGGCTGATGAGCGTTCAGCTGGACGAGGCCGGCGGAAAAGTGCTCGGGCAGACGATCGAGAAGCTCGGGCTGAAGGCGCTGACGAAGACCAGCACCGCCGAGATTCAGGGGCACACGCACGTCACCGGCGTCAAGTTCGCGGACGGCAGTACGGTCCCCGCGGACATCGTGGTCATCTCCGCGGGTATCCGCCCGAACATCGACCTGGCGAAGGAGTGCGGGCTGGCCTGCGAGCGCGCGATCGTCGTTGACGACCAGATGCGAACGAGCGACGGACACGTCTTTGGGGTCGGCGAGTGCGTGCAGCACCGCGGCATGGTGTACGGCCTCGTCGCCCCGCTCTGGGAACAGACAAAGGTGCTCGCCGAGGTGCTGACCGGGACGGCGCCGGAGAAGGTGTACACGGGGTCGAAGATCGCCACGAAGCTGAAGGTGATGGGCGTCGAGCTGGCGAGCATGGGGCGGATCGGCGACCTGAAGGACACCGACGAGGTGGTGCAGTACAGCGAGCCGGCGCGGCAGGTGTACTGGAAGGCGATCGTCCGCGACGGCAAGCTCTCGGCCGCGTGCCTCCTCGGCGACCTGGGACCGGCCGACAACCTCATGGAGTTGTTCAAGAACGACGCGCCCGTGCCCGAGCGGCGGCTCGAAATCTTCTTCACCGCCGGGTCCGCGAAGAAGGACGTGTCGCTCGCCGACCTGCCGGATTCGCACCAAATCTGCGACTGCAACGGCGTCAGCAAGGGGACCATCTGCACGGCCATCAAGGCGGGCAAGTGTACGGTCCCGTCCGTCGGCAAGGCCACCCGTGCGGGCACCGGTTGCGGCAGCTGCAAGGGACTGGTGAAGGGGCTGATCGAGGCCGTGGCGGGCGCCGTGAAGGCTGACCCGAGCGAGGGGTGGTACGTCCCCGCGGTGCCGATGGACAAGCCGACGCTGGTCGCGGAGGTGCGGAAGCGCGGCCTCAAGAGCGTGTCGGAGGTGTTCCGCGAGTTGGGCACCGGCGTGGACGAGAAGAGCAAGATGGGCCTCGCGTCGCTGCTCAAGAGCCTGTGGAACGACGAGTACGTCGACGAGCGCGACGCCCGGTACGTGAACGACCGCGTCCACGCCAACATTCAGAAGGACGGCACGTTCTCGGTCATCCCGCGCATGTACGGCGGCGTCACGAGTGCCGACGACCTCATCAAGATCGGCGTGGTGGCGAAGAAGTACGACGTGCCGATGGTGAAGGTGACCGGCGGCCAGCGGATCGACCTGCTCGGGGTGAAGAAGGACGACCTGCCGAAGATGTGGGCCGACCTGGGGATGCCGAGCGGGTACGCGTACACGAAGGCGCTGCGCACGGTGAAGACGTGCGTCGGCAGCGAGTTCTGCCGCTACGGCACGAACGACAGTACCGCGCTCGGCATCGCCCTGGAGAAGCGCTACCAGGGGTTCGAGTTCCCGGCGAAGGTGAAGCTAGGCGTCAGCGGCTGCCCCCGCAACTGCGCCGAGGCGACGGTGAAGGACGTGGGCGTGATCGCCACCGAGGGCGGCGAGTGGGAGGTGTCGGTCGGCGGCGCCGCCGGCGCGAGCGTCCGCAAGACGGACGTGCTGTGCCGGGTGAAGACGCAGGCCGAGGCACTCACGGTGATCGGCCGGTTCCTCATCTACTACCGCGACAACGCCAA
- the cobA gene encoding uroporphyrinogen-III C-methyltransferase, translating into MTPTEPTHAGTVYLVGAGPGAPDLVTVRGLNAIRRADVVVYDALVHPELIAHAPADAERVYAGKRGYCVGSTLQETIHEVMANRARAGLTVVRLKGGDPCVFGRGGEEAEYLAERGIPVEIVPGVTTAVGACAAAGIPLTHRDETQAVTLVTGHFDPDSPECKLDWKALACAGTLVVYMGLRHLDAIAARLIGAGLDPETPAAVVCRGTLPDQQVIDSPLTQLATAARAAGAAAPAVIVVGQVVAHRTRMMSLVAAQGAVA; encoded by the coding sequence CCCGGCGCCCCGGACCTGGTCACCGTCCGCGGGCTGAACGCCATCCGCCGGGCCGACGTGGTCGTTTACGACGCCCTCGTTCACCCCGAACTGATTGCCCACGCCCCCGCCGACGCCGAGCGCGTGTACGCCGGCAAGCGCGGCTACTGCGTCGGTTCGACGCTCCAGGAAACGATCCACGAGGTGATGGCGAACCGCGCCCGCGCCGGCCTCACGGTCGTGCGGCTCAAGGGCGGCGACCCGTGCGTGTTCGGCCGCGGCGGCGAGGAGGCCGAGTACCTTGCCGAACGCGGCATCCCGGTCGAGATCGTGCCGGGCGTCACGACCGCGGTCGGGGCGTGTGCGGCGGCCGGCATCCCGCTGACGCACCGAGACGAGACGCAGGCCGTCACGCTCGTCACCGGCCACTTCGACCCGGACTCGCCCGAGTGCAAACTTGACTGGAAGGCCCTCGCCTGCGCCGGCACGCTGGTCGTGTACATGGGCCTGCGTCACCTCGACGCCATCGCCGCTCGCCTAATCGGCGCCGGGCTCGACCCCGAGACGCCGGCCGCGGTGGTCTGCCGCGGCACGCTCCCGGACCAGCAGGTGATTGACAGCCCGCTGACCCAACTCGCCACCGCCGCCCGCGCGGCCGGCGCCGCGGCCCCCGCCGTGATCGTGGTCGGCCAGGTTGTCGCCCACCGCACCCGCATGATGTCCCTGGTTGCCGCCCAAGGAGCCGTCGCGTGA